One Maribacter sp. HTCC2170 genomic window, TATCTTTTATTTTACTTAGATCAATAGCCACCAAGGGCATTTTTGTCTGCGCCATGGTGTGCTCAAAGAGTTCTGCAGGAGCCGGTCCTACAGAAAAATCATGGATTCCTTTTGAAGGAACACCTAAGTCTATGGCTCTAAAATCACCTTGGTTAAAGAAAAAACCAACTATTTTTAAATCATCGCCATACATTTTTTTCAGATTAAATCCCATGTGGTTGACACCTTCAAAAGAAGCATTGGATACATGTGTATTATGTGCCCATGTTATCATCTTAGCATCCTTACCTTCATGATCCATAATCCATTTTAAATTCTGAGCCTGACCAAGATCCCTAACGTTATTGTAGTTTTCCATTTCGTTCAAATTTGAATTGATTACAATTTCTACTTGTTGTGCATGCTGTTTAGCTAGTTTCCATTCTGTGTCACTGGAGTTTTGAACATATTGCTCCTTGTTTTTATCAAATGAATCCATCACAAGACTAATTTTTTGAACGGATGATGAATCGTAATCTTCAGGTATCCATTGCCGAATTCCGATAAATTCAGGATTTGAATAAGGTATTTCTAGTGTGCCTAGTTCTGGGCGAACTTTCTTTTCCAAGGCTGGGTCAACTTTAGCCAAGTATTCCAGCATAACTCTGACTGCTCTTTCTGGGTGCTGTGGGTCAAATCCATAGAGCTTAACTTTTTTCTTATGGTCAGGGTCTGCATTGTATTCGCGCATCCATACAATAAGGTCGAGAACTTCCTTAGTTTCCCATGACCACATATAAGTACCAGCTAGTGCTTTTTCAGGATCTCCTATGCCATCTACTACGTACCGATTGATATCGCGAGCTGCGCCAAAAGGACATTCAAGTGCGAAAATGTTAAAGCCTTTTTTCTCTACCAGATATTCAATCATCCGATGTTTAAGTTGAAATACCTCGCGATTTCCGTGAGTAGGTTCGCCTAGGGATACGATACGAGCATCACCAATCATTTCACCGATTGGTAATAGGTCTTCAAATCCATTTCCAGGTTCTACACTGCTTATTTGAATTGCATTCTCAGATATCCATTCAGTCACGTGGTCTTCGGCTGATTTCTCAGCACAGGAAACCAATAATAGAAGGGCTAATAATAGGTTCGTTTTAACTGTCATTAATATTAAACTATCGGATTGTACTTAATGGCATACAACGTGTTCGTGTATGGCTTGTGCCGTTTTAGGGTTTGAGTGAGTTACACAAAATTTATATAATTTAAAGATAGATAAATTTTAGTGTATGCAGAGGCATGGGCTATACGCGTTGTTGTGTGTAGTTTTTTAACCAACATTTACATTAAACAAATATCCCACTAAAGCAGTCAATCCCATTGCCACAGTTCCCCAGAATGTAATACGAAGAATTGCTTTTCCAATACCAGAGCCACCCGCTTTGGCTGCCAATGCTCCCAAAATTATTAGAAAAAACAGTGCAAAACCGTACAATGAATATTCCATACTCTCTAATGGAAGAAAGAGAGTGACAAGAAAAGGAAGTAAACCGCCTACTGTAAATGCTCCTCCGGACGCCAATGCAGCTTGCATAGGCTTGGCTTGACTAATTTCATTAATTCCCAATTCGTCCCTAACATGAGCTCCTAATGCATCGTGTTCGGTTAATTCTTCAGCCACTTTTCTGGCAGTTTCTTTTTTCAGACCTCTTTTTTCATAAATTTCCGCTAGTCTTTGTAATTCGATTTCGGGCATTTCTTTTAGTTCTTGCTTTTCACGTTCAATGTCGGCTTTTTCGACATCTGTTTGTGAGCTTACTGAAACATATTCCCCAGCTGCCATTGATAAGGCGCCAGCAACTAAACCTGCTAATGTTGCCAAAATCACTGGTTCTCTAATATTACTCGCAGCAGCGACACCAATCGCAATACTCGCAGTTGACAAAATTCCATCATTAGCTCCTAGGACAGCAGCTCTTAACCAATTGCTTCTTTGAATATAATGTGGATCTAAATAATCATCTATTTCCTCTAATTTTTCTGCCATCTATACTGTTTATTCAAATTACACACAACCGCTTGAGCTAAGCGTAGTGCGGAGGCAAGGAAACTTTTCGTTTCCGTCTGCCGACGAAGCTAAAGCTTACTGTTTAGTTTTATTTTTTCTTGTCCAAAGCTAAATCCATAAGATTTAGCGACTTTATAAATATAAACAGACCTTTAGATTTCGCCCTAAAGTCCGCATTACGTTTAGGTTTTGTTGTGCTTTCGTTATTTTTCTAATTCTTTTTCAATATCGGTTTTTAATTGGTTTAAAGTCGTTCTAATTTGCTTTAATTGCAATATATATTCATCGTATTTTTTCTGTTGAATATCCAAAACCCAAAGAAAATCTTGATTGTTTAAAATATCAATTTCTTTTAGATTAAAGTGAAGATTTTTGCTGCCGTCTTTATGAAGAATAGGAATGAGGTTTAGGGATTTATGTTCAAATTTTGAAATTTTAGGTTTACTTTCATCGTATAGAATATTGGATGAATGAGTATATAACGGAAGTTTTACTGTGTAGGCGTTATTGATTGCTGTTCTTAAGGAATCGTTACTAACAATATCTAGCCCAGAGGATTTTAGGTCTTCAAATGGGCCATTGTCAAACCTTAAAAAGATATCTTGACTCATATTCGTATAAAAGTCGATGAAGAGCGAATCCTTGGTTTCTTTTTTGTCAAAAATATGGCTGAAAAGACTATCTAGGCCTCTTTTTTTTCTTTCAATCCTAGGGCCAGAAAAACTTTCATAAGCTTTTAGGTCCGAATTTATGGATGTAAGAAGCTCTTTTAGAATGACTGTTTCTTTATTTTTTATTTTGCGTTTTTCATTCCAATTATTTATACTTAAAGCAATTAAAATTCCAATAACAACAAGGATTATTTCTCCAATGGCATATTTAAAATACTTCCCGGTTTTATTTTTTTCCATAAGGTCGTAGCGGATTTTTCTGAAGAATTTTATCATTGGTTAGCGGTTAGTCATAATGAAGCACAACGGTTAGTATATGCAAAGTAGGCGATTGAGGGCTTCGAACCTATTGGACAGTTACGAAGTTGAAGCGGGTTGCAACCTTTGAATTTACTACTGTTACGCCTATTTTGTATATACATTGTTAGAAACAGTATTTATCCAATCTTCTATCGTTCCCAAATAATCAGGATGCAATTTAGACCAATAAGGAAAATCGCTTTCTCCAATTTTATACATTGAATGAGAGGCTCCTTCTAATAACACGTTTTTATAATTATCATTATCTGATTTTGCTAGTGCCGCTGAAATGATTTCATGACTATTTGCTGGTATTATTTCATCCCTTGTCCCTTGCAGAATCAAGATTGGTTGTTTTGTTCTTTGAAAATAAGAAATAGGACTGTAGAGAAGTTTTTTATCTATTTGAACTTCATCCAGATTTGGCACCCATACATTGGCAAACCATGAATTAGATTTTGCATTATCTATGGCCTTTTCTAAATCTGTTCTGGATAGTTTACCTGCTATAAATTCAAAAACCTTTCGTTGAAATTTGGTTGCGGCTTCAATTTCATTTCCGATTGTTTCTGCATTTCTATTTTTCCAATAATTTAAATCGCTTTCGAGCAATGAAACTCCGGGGCAACTTACGGCAACACCATATTCTAGACTTTCTAATTCATTTAAGACATACGGTATTTTAGTAGCTCCTTGGCTACTACCTTTAATTCCAATGTTCGTAAGTGAAATACCTGTCTTATCAGAAAAAAACTTGATTGCATTGATATCATCCTCCACAAGTTCCTCAATCGTAGCTATTTGCCAATCGCCTTCCGAATTTCCAGTCCCTCTTTTGTCATAATGAAACGTTGTAAATCCCCTTTGTGCAAATAGCTTAGCCTCTGCTCTTGAGGCACTCCGGTCTGCATTGCCAGATGAAGTCAGAATTACTATTCCCTTATTCCCTTCATTTTTAGGATACCAAATAGTTCCATTTATTTTTAATTCATTGGATTCGAAACTAACATCCTCATTTTTGGGGTTTTGGTTATTACTTGGCAATTCCTTTTCTAAAGTGTAAGGAACTGTAATTGAGTCTACAGTAAGAGCTCCCTGAAGTTTGCTGTTATCTTCAATCCATTTGTTTCTGAAAGAGTAAGTATAAAAATCACTTTGCAATTTAAAATTTATAGAATCACCCATTGATTCGATACCTTGAAAAGGAATACGATTTGCATTTTGTTCTAAACTCGTAAATAAAACATTGAAACTGACAGAATCTCGCTCTATTTCGAATAGTATCTTATCGGAAAAGTTACCATGTTTAAATATTCCGCTAAAGTTCCCTGTCTTTTCATCATTTTTAATTCCCGAATTGGGATCACAAGAAAATATTCCAAATGCAATGAAGACGATTATTATCCTTTTCATATGTTAAGTATTTAATTTCATGTTATATTGTTTCTAACGGTTGAGCTATGAACAGTACGGGAGCAAGTTAGCACTTGCATTCCGCCACGCAATTAGCCAAACCTTTTTGTTTTGCTTTTTCTTTTTTTATTTAACGCTAAATCCAAAAGATTTGGCGGTGTTCGTTGATATACCAGGTTTATATCTTAAGCAGCCAAGCCCGTATTGTTTATAGGTTGTGTTGTACGCTGGCATTTCCGTCCGAGTGTGTTATTTCAATTACTTTTTAGTTTTTCAGCTACTTCATCATAATATTCCTGTGTAACTACTTCAGTCCAAGAAGTTGGTTTTCCACCACCATATAAAGCCAAATACGTTACATCACTGAACTTGGTAGAAGAATGCCAATGTTCGATGTCTTTCTCACATTTAATTACATCGCCTTTTTTCAAAATTACAGGCTCATTTCCTTTCTCCTGATAATAGGCTTCTCCCTCTACAATTATTAAGACTTGCGCTGTTCCATGTTTATGCCAGTCCAAGGTTGAGTTGGCTTTAAAAGTTGCTTTTGTAATATTATAACCCAATTCCTCATCATCGTGGATAATAGCATTCAACCAAGCTTCTCCGATATAATGAGTATTTGGTGCTTTTGTTCCCTCCGTTAAATAGGAGGATACCTTGTAATCTGAGTTTTGGGAAAATACAGATACAGAGGTTAAAATTAATAGGAGGAAAATTGATTTTTTCATTTTCTTGATGTTATATATTTCTTGTTTGTTCCGATTTTCATGCTTGCGTACCACGGTTGGGCTAAGGTTCGTTGCTGTGATTCGTCCGAAGGACAATCCAGCCGAACCTAAAGATAGCTTTTTGCGCGTGATTTCCGTTTAGGAAATCCGCAAGCAATGAATTATAGGCTTTGTTGTGTTTAGTGTTTTTGTTCCAAATTAGTCAATTCCTGTCCTCGTTCTGAATCCACTCTAAATAGTTCATATTTGCTTTGAAAGGCCGTTGCTCCGTCCTGGTACATATCCATCCAAACTTTAATACCAGAATCGGTTTTCATTAAATGGTAACCATGCATGTGTAATTCATCATGAGTCTTTGTATTACCTACTTCTCCAACACAAAGGAAATTAAGGTCACCTTCGTCTTCTGAAGTAACTGCTATAAGATTCGGTTGATTCTGTAATTGACAAAAATGATTAGCTCGTAAAATTCCATTGTCAAGATTATAAACCGTTAACATTTCTGTTGGAATATCGGTTCTTAATCGTTCAATTATTACTTTATCCCTTGCACTTAAAATATATTCAAATCCGTATGTGCTTTGGTCACCATCAAGTACAGCAATCCATTTTCCTTCGAGCCCATTGAGAAACTTCATCGCATCTTCAGTATTCGTAAGAGAATTTTGGATTTCAGATTGTTTATTGGTACAACCATAAAAACTTAAGAGGATTGTAAGAATGGCGAAATATAGTATTCCATATTTTTTGGTTTTCATAGTTTGGTTTATGAATTAATAATTCAATTTAGTAGATTTTGTCACATTAAACACAACGGTCTTGTATATGAGCCGTTTTAATGGCTCATATACTTTGTTGGCAGCAGTTTTTAAAATATTCATCAATTATTGTATATGCTTTATCCACTAGATTTTCTTTAAATAGGATATCGTTATTAGTAAAAATCACAATGGTAAGCGGTCTTTCAAATTCAAAAATAGACCAGTTGTTAACCCCATAATATAATCCAGCCGATACAGCCATATCGTCAAACACTTCCCATCCCATGGCATACGAAGAATTTTTTCCTTTTAAAGTTCTCATGTCTTCAGAGTGTAATTCAATATTCATCGAAATCGGTTTGAATATTAAATCATGGAACTCTGGCGTTAATATTTTCTTATCCCGAAGTGCTTCAACATATTTACTATAATCTTCAAGATTTGTATAAATGCCTCCAGCTCCAACAAGGTCATCAACAACTTGACCCTCCATGGTTTGCCAGTTCAATAGACTATCCCTTTCATAACATAAGGCCTTCTCTTTTATGATTTGTGATGCTGACATATCGATAAATGAAGTTGAATTCATTCCAATTGGATTAAATATTTCATTTTGCATAAATTCACGAAATGAAGTGTCTGAAACAATTTCAATAATTCTAGTAAGGACATAATACCCTCCGTTATTATATTCAAATTTGCTGCCTGGTTTGAAATTCAAGCTGTCATTTTTAGAATACCATTCAATTGCATCCTTATTACTAGGAAAATTTGAAGATTCCCAATGGTCTTCAAAAACATATTCCACGTCCTGAATACCAGAAGTATGAGAAATCAGTTGATTAATCGTAACATCTCTAAATACTGGATACGGAATATATTTATAGACAGAGTCCTTCAAATCTAGCTTTCCCTGTTCTAGTAAGCGTAAAATACCTAATGCTGTGAACTGTTTAGCAAGGGAACCAGACCTCATGTTAGTAGTTGCTTTTATAGGTAGACTTTTATTTAAATCGCTCAATCCATAACCATTGGTAATTATTTTTTTTCCTTCGAAGGAGACTAGTATTGCCGCCCCTGGAGTATTATCATTGAAATATTGATTAAATAATGAGTCTATTTTTACTTCAAGCAGTCCATGGTCAATAGTTGAATCAGTTTCTTTCTTCTTTACTTCTCCACAAGAAATCAAATACAATCCTGCAAGTATGTATAGTATATATTTCATTAATTAGTCAAATTGCTGCCAACAATTGGCTAAGCGTAATATTACGTTTAGCCCTTTTTTAGTAGTACTAATCTAATGGATTTTTAATGTTTTCAAAAGTATTTGTAGCAACATGGGTGTATATTTCAGTTGTTTTGGTCGAACCGTGACCTAAAAGCACCTGGATATGTCTTAAATCTGTACCTGACTCCAATAAGTGGGTAGCAAAACTATGTCGTAAGACGTGAGGGGTGACTCGTACTCGAATTCTTGCTCTCTCAGCAGCTGATTTTACAATACTCAATACACTCTCCCCACTATATTTTTTCCCATACCTTCCTTCAAAAAGATATACTTGTGGCCGATATTTAGTGAAGTAAAGCCTTAAATCGTGAAGGCATGTTTTAGACAGTAAAGTTTGTCTATCCTTATTACCTTTAGAATCGGAAACATGAATCAACATTCGTTTACTATCCACATCATTTATTTTTAGATTCAATAGTTCACTACGCCGCAAACCTGACCCATATAGTAACTGTACAATACACCTATGCTTAATATTATTGGTGTTTTCAATGATAGTAAGTATCTCATCTTTTGAAATTACCTTAGGTAGTTTAGATTCCTTTCTGGGTCTTTCAATCTCATAAAACCGATTAGGCATTCCCAAAACAACTTCATAGTAAAACTTGATAGCGTTTATTGATTGGTTTAGATAGGAATTGGAAACATTCCTGTGTATCAGTTTTTGAAGAAAAGCCCTTATGTCACTTTCATTGATCGCATTCAGTTCTTTGTACTTATAATGATTGATGAACAGTTCAAAAAAGGACACGTAGGTGCGAACTGTGCTGTTTGCATACCTTTTTAGTTCCAGTTTTAATAAATACTCTTCTGGGCATAACCTGTATTCAGGTATCGGCTTCCTTTTCCTGAACCACTCGATATCAACAGTCCCATTATTGGTGTTGACAGGTTTGTTTGTTAAAAACCGGTTGTAGTTTATCCAGACTGT contains:
- a CDS encoding erythromycin esterase family protein, which gives rise to MTVKTNLLLALLLLVSCAEKSAEDHVTEWISENAIQISSVEPGNGFEDLLPIGEMIGDARIVSLGEPTHGNREVFQLKHRMIEYLVEKKGFNIFALECPFGAARDINRYVVDGIGDPEKALAGTYMWSWETKEVLDLIVWMREYNADPDHKKKVKLYGFDPQHPERAVRVMLEYLAKVDPALEKKVRPELGTLEIPYSNPEFIGIRQWIPEDYDSSSVQKISLVMDSFDKNKEQYVQNSSDTEWKLAKQHAQQVEIVINSNLNEMENYNNVRDLGQAQNLKWIMDHEGKDAKMITWAHNTHVSNASFEGVNHMGFNLKKMYGDDLKIVGFFFNQGDFRAIDLGVPSKGIHDFSVGPAPAELFEHTMAQTKMPLVAIDLSKIKDKGVVYDWFNQERGTRHSGGSFNEERPFYWPYNLAKSYDALIYLDSTSAVVDIDDSDYDHIWLNPHKLHEPTNTDFENNRPGDIPDGWVAWSKFERLGVKMIVSDEDPYKGKHSAMLQRVEGLKYGEITASLRQYIDAAPYGGKTIRLKLAAKTEVTESNFAFFRLSIDPDHSSDPYEVMSPLFDSHDKYRVDSRNWKIYEIEAQVDEKADMIHYGIYLRDFGTVWIDNVEITIIE
- a CDS encoding VIT family protein yields the protein MAEKLEEIDDYLDPHYIQRSNWLRAAVLGANDGILSTASIAIGVAAASNIREPVILATLAGLVAGALSMAAGEYVSVSSQTDVEKADIEREKQELKEMPEIELQRLAEIYEKRGLKKETARKVAEELTEHDALGAHVRDELGINEISQAKPMQAALASGGAFTVGGLLPFLVTLFLPLESMEYSLYGFALFFLIILGALAAKAGGSGIGKAILRITFWGTVAMGLTALVGYLFNVNVG
- a CDS encoding DUF6090 family protein; translation: MIKFFRKIRYDLMEKNKTGKYFKYAIGEIILVVIGILIALSINNWNEKRKIKNKETVILKELLTSINSDLKAYESFSGPRIERKKRGLDSLFSHIFDKKETKDSLFIDFYTNMSQDIFLRFDNGPFEDLKSSGLDIVSNDSLRTAINNAYTVKLPLYTHSSNILYDESKPKISKFEHKSLNLIPILHKDGSKNLHFNLKEIDILNNQDFLWVLDIQQKKYDEYILQLKQIRTTLNQLKTDIEKELEK
- a CDS encoding alpha/beta hydrolase family protein, coding for MKRIIIVFIAFGIFSCDPNSGIKNDEKTGNFSGIFKHGNFSDKILFEIERDSVSFNVLFTSLEQNANRIPFQGIESMGDSINFKLQSDFYTYSFRNKWIEDNSKLQGALTVDSITVPYTLEKELPSNNQNPKNEDVSFESNELKINGTIWYPKNEGNKGIVILTSSGNADRSASRAEAKLFAQRGFTTFHYDKRGTGNSEGDWQIATIEELVEDDINAIKFFSDKTGISLTNIGIKGSSQGATKIPYVLNELESLEYGVAVSCPGVSLLESDLNYWKNRNAETIGNEIEAATKFQRKVFEFIAGKLSRTDLEKAIDNAKSNSWFANVWVPNLDEVQIDKKLLYSPISYFQRTKQPILILQGTRDEIIPANSHEIISAALAKSDNDNYKNVLLEGASHSMYKIGESDFPYWSKLHPDYLGTIEDWINTVSNNVYTK
- a CDS encoding cupin domain-containing protein, producing the protein MKKSIFLLLILTSVSVFSQNSDYKVSSYLTEGTKAPNTHYIGEAWLNAIIHDDEELGYNITKATFKANSTLDWHKHGTAQVLIIVEGEAYYQEKGNEPVILKKGDVIKCEKDIEHWHSSTKFSDVTYLALYGGGKPTSWTEVVTQEYYDEVAEKLKSN
- a CDS encoding serine hydrolase domain-containing protein gives rise to the protein MKYILYILAGLYLISCGEVKKKETDSTIDHGLLEVKIDSLFNQYFNDNTPGAAILVSFEGKKIITNGYGLSDLNKSLPIKATTNMRSGSLAKQFTALGILRLLEQGKLDLKDSVYKYIPYPVFRDVTINQLISHTSGIQDVEYVFEDHWESSNFPSNKDAIEWYSKNDSLNFKPGSKFEYNNGGYYVLTRIIEIVSDTSFREFMQNEIFNPIGMNSTSFIDMSASQIIKEKALCYERDSLLNWQTMEGQVVDDLVGAGGIYTNLEDYSKYVEALRDKKILTPEFHDLIFKPISMNIELHSEDMRTLKGKNSSYAMGWEVFDDMAVSAGLYYGVNNWSIFEFERPLTIVIFTNNDILFKENLVDKAYTIIDEYFKNCCQQSI
- a CDS encoding tyrosine-type recombinase/integrase, with the translated sequence MNTLKSITLYHLMINNQKMIGIKFSPDKLIQGLIRGLPNPKWSKLHNMAYISNTKGNLGIIFNTFKGTVWINYNRFLTNKPVNTNNGTVDIEWFRKRKPIPEYRLCPEEYLLKLELKRYANSTVRTYVSFFELFINHYKYKELNAINESDIRAFLQKLIHRNVSNSYLNQSINAIKFYYEVVLGMPNRFYEIERPRKESKLPKVISKDEILTIIENTNNIKHRCIVQLLYGSGLRRSELLNLKINDVDSKRMLIHVSDSKGNKDRQTLLSKTCLHDLRLYFTKYRPQVYLFEGRYGKKYSGESVLSIVKSAAERARIRVRVTPHVLRHSFATHLLESGTDLRHIQVLLGHGSTKTTEIYTHVATNTFENIKNPLD